The genomic stretch ATCCAAAATCACGACTTTATAATCTTCCATGATTGCTTGGCGTTGCGAGATAGCTTTAGCAGCACCAAAACTCATTGGCCCACCTAAGTGTAACAGCAGAATTTTGCCGCGAGCTTCTTGGAACAAAAGTTTTTCTTCATAACTGAGAGGTGTTTCATCATCAGCATGAGTGATGGCTTTCACTTCATCAGATTGAATATCTGACAAGCGTTGAATTGTCAGGATATTAGCAATAAATACACCAACACCTACAGCAACAATTAAGTCAACAAAAACAGTGAGAAACAACACGCCGTACATAATTGCTGCGGCTTTCCAAGAAAGCTTATGGGCGCGTTTTAAGAAATTCCAGTCAACAATATCAATCCCAACTTTGACCAGAATACCTGCTAATACAGCTTGAGGAATAAACTGAGTTAATCCGCTAGCACCAAGAACAAGAACTAACAAAACTACGGCATGAAACATCCCGGAAAGAACAGTTTTGCCACCCGCTTGGATGTTAACAACTGTTCCCATTGTTGCGCCAGCGCCGGGAAGTCCACCAAAAATTCCTGATAATAAATTGCCGATTCCTTGTCCGATTAATTCTTTATCAGAGTCGTGTTGAGTGCGAGTGATGCTATCAGCAATTACAGAGGTTAGTAGAGAGTCGATACAACCTAACATCCCCAGCATTACACCATCAACTAACATGGTGGTCATTTGTTCAAAGGTGAATACTGGTAATTGGGGTTTGGGTAAACCTGTAGGAATTGCACCAATAAGTCTGAGGTCAGAACCTTGGAGAACAAAAGCTGCAATTAAAGTACCGATGACTAAGGCTAATAATTGGGGGGGAACTAAACGACGAACTTTTTTGGGAGTGAGAAACAGCAGGGCTAATGTTAGTGTTGCTAATGCTGTTTCAGCTGGATCGAGATTTGCAATAAAAGTCGGGATTGAAGTGACTACAGGAATAATTCCACCTTTTGGGTTCACTTGTCCAAAAAATGGCCCGACTTGCAAAATGATCATGATTACACCAATCCCGGACATAAATCCAGAGATTACGGTGTAAGGCATCAAGGTAACATATTTACCTAATTTCAGGAACCCAAACAAGATTTGAAATATACCTGCCAGCATGACTACTGTAAAAGCCATTGCCAACCCGTTTTCCGGGTTTTTCGCAGTCATACTGGTAACAATAGCTGTCATTACTACAGTCATCGGACCTGTCGGGCCGGAAATTAGGGTGGGAGTTCCACCAAATAACGCTGCAAAGAAGCCGAGAATAGCTGCGCCGTAAAGACCTGCGATCGCACCTGCGCCGGAAGAAACACCGAATGCTAGCGCCATTGGTAAGGCTACGATCGCCGCCGTGATACCACCGAATAAATCACCCCGCAGGTGATTAAATGTTACCCTATTCGCTAGTTGCATAAAAAGACTGTCCCACAAGTATTGAGTATTAATTTACATTGCTATTAGTCTATATAGTTGAAAATTACCCATTGGATTTACCAATGGTTAGAATTATTTTGTATAGAGGTAAACAGTCAGAATCTACAATTTCTCTATGTAAAAATAATTTTTGATTATATTTAATTGTTAATTAAATAA from Phormidium ambiguum IAM M-71 encodes the following:
- a CDS encoding SulP family inorganic anion transporter, producing MQLANRVTFNHLRGDLFGGITAAIVALPMALAFGVSSGAGAIAGLYGAAILGFFAALFGGTPTLISGPTGPMTVVMTAIVTSMTAKNPENGLAMAFTVVMLAGIFQILFGFLKLGKYVTLMPYTVISGFMSGIGVIMIILQVGPFFGQVNPKGGIIPVVTSIPTFIANLDPAETALATLTLALLFLTPKKVRRLVPPQLLALVIGTLIAAFVLQGSDLRLIGAIPTGLPKPQLPVFTFEQMTTMLVDGVMLGMLGCIDSLLTSVIADSITRTQHDSDKELIGQGIGNLLSGIFGGLPGAGATMGTVVNIQAGGKTVLSGMFHAVVLLVLVLGASGLTQFIPQAVLAGILVKVGIDIVDWNFLKRAHKLSWKAAAIMYGVLFLTVFVDLIVAVGVGVFIANILTIQRLSDIQSDEVKAITHADDETPLSYEEKLLFQEARGKILLLHLGGPMSFGAAKAISQRQAIMEDYKVVILDVSDVPILGVTATLALESLIAEATQKHLEVFIVGGTEKVKARLERFGILEKVPANNLSPSRLEALHQAVSSLKGVSGESYANKGSFPIEENGTTVEGKIDIDGTLTTK